In a genomic window of Erigeron canadensis isolate Cc75 chromosome 5, C_canadensis_v1, whole genome shotgun sequence:
- the LOC122601169 gene encoding probable serine/threonine-protein kinase PBL9: protein MFIATSNGNESESATSSCRDFGFDDFLSARGSFAESLVVEHGGDDKDSERPTPSCHHFEFHDILSATENFDESLVIGQGGFGKVYKGNIITNGSSSVVAAIKRLDTMSSQGAAEFWAEVEILSKLRHCNLVSLIGYCNHRNEKILVYEYMSNGTLEDHLYKLGNPLSWLQRLKICIGAGRGLHYLHTGTGIESGVIHRDIKSSNILLHESWTAKIADFGLSKIGPTNQPKTYVNTLIKGTFGYLDPDYYATGKLTRKSDVYAFGVVMLELLCRRRALDRSLDEEQMNLARWVLESIKERNLKHIVDYDIRGEIAPKCLKEFVQIAERCLHTNTKQRLTMAQVLFSLENVLIVQKKYNNSLQPVGRTLLARMVNMLPFTPTSEDSDIQRSSLTPQDGSKISTDKKGKNEGVWYFGATEDSFLDTEDSFLDTKDTLLDTLPSLKIFDFDDLRSSTRNFSPDLVFGEGGFGKLFLARLEQNTFIPSKHGIEVLVAVKKFNQVRGHARWQAELSFLGRLAHPNIITLIGHSSNEYECLLVYEYMPNKSFDCFLNTDASDIAEPLSWKIRLRIMIGVARGLVYLHSSKIDIIYRHLKSSTVLLDKDFNAKLVDFTLAKSSPKEGETHISTRVMGTYGYADPAYVATGHLTVKSDIFSFGVVLLEALTGLRVFDEKRETYKHYLVDWAIPILGRASKLKKIMDPRLKQNYPVEGASKCGTLALRCLSNDPINRPSSEEVLENLEQIYATTK, encoded by the exons atgtttattgCTACCAGCAATGGCAACGAGTCAGAATCGGCCACGTCCTCCTGCCGTGATTTCGGTTTTGATGACTTTCTCTCAGCAAGAGGGAGCTTTGCTGAATCATTGGTAGTCGAGCATGGCGGTGATGACAAGGATTCTGAACGGCCTACACCTTCTTGCCATCATTTTGAATTTCATGATATTCTTTCAGCAACAGAGAACTTTGATGAATCATTAGTAATTGGGCAAGGAGGCTTTGGGAAAGTTTACAAAGGTAACATTATTACGAATGGATCAAGTTCTGTTGTGGCAGCCATAAAAAGATTAGATACCATGTCCAGTCAAGGAGCAGCGGAGTTTTGGGCCGAAGTTGAGATACTTTCAAAGTTACGTCATTGTAACCTTGTGTCTTTGATTGGTTATTGTAATCACCGAAATGAAAAGATCcttgtatatgaatatatgtcCAATGGAACACTCGAGGATCATCTCTATAAACTCGGCAACCCTCTTTCTTGGCTTCAACGACTCAAAATCTGCATAGGTGCCGGTCGTGGGCTACACTACCTCCACACTGGTACAGGGATTGAATCCGGTGTAATACATCGAGATATCAAGAGCTCGAATATTTTGTTACATGAAAGCTGGACAGCAAAAATTGCTGACTTTGGGTTGTCGAAAATAGGCCCAACAAATCAGCCAAAGACTTATGTCAACACACTTATTAAGGGCACTTTTGGGTATCTGGATCCTGATTACTACGCAACAGGAAAGCTTACAAGGAAATCCGACGTATATGCTTTTGGTGTGGTGATGTTGGAACTACTATGTCGGAGGCGGGCACTTGACAGAAGTCTCGATGAGGAGCAAATGAATTTAGCAAGATGGGTACTAGAATctatcaaagaaagaaatttaAAGCATATAGTTGATTATGATATAAGGGGTGAAATAGCACCAAAATGTTTAAAGGAGTTTGTTCAAATCGCAGAGAGATGTTTGCATACCAATACTAAGCAGCGATTGACTATGGCTCAGGTTTTGTTCAGTCTTGAGAATGTACTAATCGTACAAAAGAAATACAATAATTCATTGCAACCCGTAGGCAGAACACTACTTGCTAGAATGGTTAATATGCTTCCTTTCACCCCTACCTCGGAGGACTCTGATATTCAAAGATCCTCATTAACTC CCCAAGATGGTTCAAAGATATCAACTGATAAGAAGGGTAAGAATGAAGGTGTTTGGTATTTTGGGGCTACAGAAGATTCATTTCTGGACACAGAAGATTCATTTCTGGACACAAAAGATACATTATTGGATACATTACCAAGccttaaaatttttgattttgatgatttgagAAGCTCTACTAGAAACTTCAGTCCAGATTTAGTCTTTGGAGAGGGAGGTTTTGGGAAATTGTTCTTAGCTCGGCTTGAGCAGAACACATTCATTCCTTCAAAACATGGCATCGAAGTTTTGGTTGCTGTTAAAAAATTCAACCAAGTTCGAGGACATGCTAGATGGCAG GCAGAGTTGAGCTTCTTAGGACGGTTGGCGCATCCAAATATTATTACTCTCATTGGACACAGCAGCAATGAATATGAATGTTTACTTGTTTACGAGTACATGCCCAACAAAAGTTTTGATTGTTTCTTAAACACTG ATGCATCTGATATTGCTGAACCGCTTTCGTGGAAAATACGACTGAGGATAATGATAGGAGTTGCCCGTGGACTTGTTTATTTGCATTCATCAAAAATTGACATTATCTATCGTCATTTAAAAAGCTCTACCGTATTGCTGGATAAA GATTTTAATGCGAAACTCGTAGACTTTACATTAGCAAAATCTAGCCCTAAAGAAGGGGAAACACATATTAGTACGCGTGTCATGGGAACATATGGTTATGCAGACCCAGCGTATGTCGCGACAG GTCATTTAACAGTGAAGAGTGACATCTTCAGTTTCGGGGTAGTGCTACTAGAAGCTCTAACAGGCCTAAGAGTGTTTGATGAAAAGCGGGAGACTTATAAGCACTATTTGGTCGACTGGGCAATTCCAATTTTAGGAAGAGCAAGCaagttaaagaaaataatgGATCCACGCCTTAAACAAAACTACCCTGTAGAAGGTGCTTCTAAATGTGGTACACTCGCATTAAGATGTCTTTCAAATGATCCAATAAATAGGCCTTCAAGTgaagaagttttggagaatcTGGAACAAATATATGCTACTACAAAGTAA
- the LOC122601170 gene encoding uncharacterized protein LOC122601170 has product MSPQKEPLYHSLHPLHSLSRTSCLDYDILLCDVCGQELIFDTCHRCEPCKFVVCSKCVMAEKAQKDAATALKEELVIKFVHDGHNPQHTLTIQSRPAAFHCNACNTKKEDMFYQCDQCDFWIHKACTSLLETIDLPYLHHHKLDLVFSLPEKFYNYKYKCELCDKRIMQTDWTYHCSNCRYFIHIKCVPNSDQPSTQRLEVNVEEEATDSNILHLPMSHALTDPLKLLHSNNDPTTPGGGGDDNEQLEISHWSHDHLLFLTDVPQGDKINMPDIGCSTDPIMVCHICVRPLSIPYYSCKHDGCSFTLHKYCAELSRTLEHPLHPDHLLELVKQNYASLCYFCDKRCNTFMFQCKTCSFCIDVNCAFLPKIIKHKFHKQHPLVQRIGRLWKQCITCERRIIAGHYSCDACNVRLDWQCALRSPRLLPHRYCKGHEIPLTYPPIEDHPDDFYCEICEEDMYPKLPLYYCGKCKNSFHMHCLSREYKYENYVLEGTLSIPDHNHPLTYVRRKKVPKEVCFGCNGDINGLLFLECRSGNCPYCLCLECLPSGKRP; this is encoded by the exons ATGTCGCCTCAAAAGGAGCCCTTATACCACTCTCTCCATCCATTACATTCCTTGTCGCGTACATCATGTTTGGATTACGATATTTTGTTATGTGATGTGTGTGGTCAGGAACTCATATTTGATACCTGTCATCGGTGTGAGCCATGTAAGTTTGTTGTTTGCAGTAAGTGTGTTATGGCGGAAAAAGCTCAGAAGGATGCTGCTACTGCACTCAAGGAAGAGTTAGTGATCAAGTTTGTACATGACGGTCACAACCCACAACACACTTTAACGATCCAATCAAGACCTGCTGCCTTCCATTGTAATGCTTGCAACACTAAAAAAGAAGACATGTTTTATCAATGTGATCAGTGTGACTTTTGGATCCACAAGGCATGTACTTCGTTGCTCGAGACCATTGACCTGCCGTATCTCCATCATCACAAACTCGACCTTGTTTTTTCACTACCAGAGAAGTTCTACAATTATAAATACAAGTGCGAGTTGTGCGACAAAAGAATTATGCAAACGGACTGGACATATCATTGTTCAAATTGTAGATACTTTATCCACATTAAGTGTGTCCCAAATTCAGACCAACCATCCACTCAAAG ACTTGAAGTTAATGTTGAAGAAGAGGCAACTGATAGTAACATTCTGCATTTGCCCATGTCACACGCACTCACGGATCCATTGAAACTACTTCATTCTAACAACGATCCTACTACaccaggtggtggtggtgatgataaCGAACAGCTAGAAATTAGTCACTGGAGTCATGATCATCTATTATTCCTTACAGATGTACCACAAGGTGATAAGATTAACATGCCTGATATTGGTTGTAGTACTGATCCAATAATGGTATGCCATATTTGTGTACGACCCCTCTCGATTCCATATTATAGTTGCAAGCATGACGGGTGTTCATTTACTCTCCACAAGTATTGTGCTGAGTTATCACGCACGTTAGAACATCCACTCCACCCGGATCATCTCCTTGAATTGGTAAAACAAAATTATGCATCACTATGTTACTTTTGTGACAAAAGATGCAACACATTTATGTTCCAATGTAAAACCTGTTCATTTTGCATTGATGTCAACTGTGCATTTCTACCTAAAATCATCAAGCATAAGTTCCACAAGCAGCATCCTCTCGTCCAACGTATTGGCCGTCTCTGGAAGCAATGTATAACATGTGAACGAAGAATAATTGCCGGCCATTATTCTTGTGATGCTTGTAACGTCCGACTAGATTGGCAATGTGCACTTAGATCGCCACGTTTACTTCCTCATAGGTATTGCAAGGGACATGAAATCCCATTGACATATCCCCCTATAGAAGATCATCCTGATGATTTCTATTGTGAAATCTGTGAGGAAGATATGTACCCCAAACTCCCACTCTATTATTGTGGCAAATGCAAAAACTCTTTTCACATGCATTGCCTAAGTAGAGAGTATAAGTATGAAAACTACGTGTTGGAGGGGACTTTAAGTATTCCTGATCATAATCATCCATTAACATATGTTAGAAGAAAGAAAGTGCCAAAAGAGGTATGCTTTGGTTGTAATGGTGACATTAATGGCCTTCTATTCCTTGAGTGTCGGAGTGGAAACTGCCCTTATTGTTTGTGTCTTGAGTGTCTACCATCCGGAAAGAGACCATAA
- the LOC122602290 gene encoding non-specific lipid transfer protein GPI-anchored 20 gives MAFQYVVLSLTVALCSVVAPIYAQISTPCSASMITSFTPCLNFVTNSTATGNTTPTSDCCNSLKSLTTSGTDCLCLIVTGSVPFQIPINRSLAISLPRACRMPGVPLQCKAAAAPVPPPGPATLGSAPSPSPGSSSTVPNALSPASSPESNTTPAITPPLAPDSDTTPDLSPPSTGVDSGVPTTNAGSRPSLTPSSAASTYAYAPFMLATSIIFSLI, from the exons ATGGCTTTTCAGTATGTAGTTTTGAGCTTGACTGTGGCATTGTGTTCTGTTGTTGCACCAATATACGCTCAAATTAGTACTCCATGTTCGGCTTCGATGATCACAAGCTTTACTCCATGTCTCAACTTTGTAACAAATAGCACCGCCACTGGTAATACTACACCAACGTCTGACTGTTGCAATTCGCTAAAGTCTCTCACGACTAGTGGTACTGATTGCCTATGCCTCATTGTTACTGGAAGCGTACCCTTTCAAATTCCCATCAACAGGAGCCTAGCCATTTCTCTGCCTCGTGCTTGTCGAATGCCTGGTGTTCCCCTGCAATGTAAAG CTGCTGCCGCCCCTGTTCCTCCACCAG GTCCTGCTACATTAGGGTCAGCCCCATCTCCATCTCCTGGTAGTTCATCTACAGTTCCAAACGCATTGTCACCAGCCTCGTCACCCGAATCAAATACGACACCTGCCATAACACCACCATTGGCTCCTGATTCTGACACAACGCCCGACTTATCACCACCATCTACTGGTGTAGATTCTGGAGTTCCGACCACCAATGCAGGCAGCCGACCCAGTCTAACGCCTTCATCTGCCGCTTCCACTTATGCCTATGCACCATTTATGCTAGCTACTTCCATTATCTTTtctttgatttaa
- the LOC122601171 gene encoding uncharacterized protein LOC122601171, with protein MAKNIEESTEFGYHFGCKELKLSHMCFANDLLVLCKGNMESVRVVKKSLDEFFAVSGLIPNLGKSTIFFGTIKEKDKQELINILPLKCGKLPVKYFGVPLLAKKLGVKDCKVLVDKASVYMLPASVIKEIEQLFKRFLWNASDSIKGKAKVAWKNVCKPKDQGGLGLKDLKKWNEANWVNTVRLKGKSIWSVDVDKGDSWGWKTMIEVRDMIKNHVRYVIGNGNISLYGKWNWPSEWMINFPNIGKIDMPSWQDDKKDKVQWFTNKNLLMDFSTKQAWEDLRIDNPSVGWCKVVWFNQMEIVEKKVQNNIRMVVSKLVLAASVYYIWQERNYRLFKKRERNGDELCKNIKYNVRLKMLALKVKKSRNMIIMADKWDLCWRKNSLFAI; from the exons ATGGCCAAGAATATTGAGGAATCTACAGAGTTTGGTTATCATTTTGGATGCAAAGAACTTAAGCTGTCACATATGTGTTTTGCAAATGACTTGTTAGTGCTTTGTAAAGGTAATATGGAGTCTGTGAGGGTAGTTAAGAAAAGCTTGGATGAGTTCTTTGCAGTTTCTGGATTAATTCCTAATTTAGGAAAGAGTACCATTTTCTTTGGAACTATAAAGGAAAAGGATAAGCAGGAGCTTATTAATattttacctttaaaatgtgGTAAACTTCCTGTCAAGTATTTCGGTGTGCCTCTTTTAGCAAAGAAACTAGGAGTTAAGGATTGTAAGGTGTTGGTAGATAAG GCCTCTGTTTATATGCTTCCCGCATCTGTGATAAAAGAAATTGAGCAGCTGTTCAAGAGATTTCTTTGGAATGCTAGTGATTCTATCAAAGGAAAAGCAAAAGTGGCTTGGAAAAATGTTTGTAAACCTAAAGATCAGGGTGGTTTAGGTTTAAAGGATTTGAAGAAATGGAATGAG GCTAATTGGGTGAATACTGTGAGATTAAAAGGTAAAAGTATATGGAGTGTTGATGTTGATAAGGGTGATAGTTGGGGTTGGAAGACCATGATTGAAGTCAGAGATATGATTAAGAACCATGTTAGATATGTGATTGGAAATGGAAACATATCTCTATATG GAAAGTGGAACTGGCCAAGTGAGTGGATGATTAATTTCCCTAATATTGGCAAGATTGATATGCCAAGTTGGCAGGATGATAAAAAGGATAAAGTCCAATGGTTTACAAATAAGAATCTATTAATGGATTTTAGTACAAAGCAGGCCTGGGAGGATCTCAGGATTGATAATCCAAGTGTTGGATGGTGTAAAGTGGTGTGGTTTAACCAGATG GAAATTGTAGAAAAGAAAGTGCAGAATAATATAAGAATGGTTGTGAGTAAGCTGGTTCTTGCTGCATCTGTTTACTATATTTGGCAAGAAAGGAATTATAGATTGTTCaagaagagagaaagaaatggGGATGAACTATGCAAGAACATTAAGTATAATGTTAGGTTAAAGATGTTGGctttaaaagtaaagaaatcCAGAAATATGATAATTATGGCTGATAAATGGGACCTTTGCTGGAGAAAGAATAGTTTGTTTGCCATCTAG